DNA sequence from the Armigeres subalbatus isolate Guangzhou_Male chromosome 1, GZ_Asu_2, whole genome shotgun sequence genome:
taaaatgttgccgttggaattgctttgagcattattccatgaacggtgtttggcatttgcgaagaattttgatttgttgcgagtcagaatttgaagatcagctttcaacaaggctgcaatgaaggaaaattgtccaaaatttgtttcaacagaaactcccaaggtttcaaaaactttggtttcgaacgaagaaaataatttatgtttgatacgtctattgatgacaatggcgaccccaccacaggcgctgtcaagacgatcatttctgtagataaaataatttggatctcttttaatggagagccctggttttaaataagtttctgttataatggcaatatgcacattatgaactgttaggaagttgaataattcatcttccttactcTTAAAAGAGCGGGCAATCCAATTTAGAACCTTCACACAGTTATTTGGATCCATGGAACCGGAggccgataacaatttttgtgtgtactataaaccaacctgaacagcttcaggaatggtatttgctttgaacattgcatcaatcatgtgatgcaattgttcagttaaaaatcaaaatcggaatcagtcatgctacctgaatcggcaacatgaccgttattttccgttgggatatgggtataaacctcattttgagaagaaaatgttgtctaccagcagcgatgtttgcatacgtaggtacattcgaaaaattggaatttactgaagtgcttgctacccgttgacgagcggtaaaatttgtttgtgaattgtggtgggtatgaattgctcgaatctgggatccgattggaatttcccgtcatcaattttgcacgagaattcaaaactttcttgcgtgaagggcattcccagaaattggatttatgattgcccccacaatttgcgcacttaaatttattggaatcttctctcacaggacatgcgtccttggcgtgagaggttccaccacaaatcatgcatttagcatccatgtgacaatgtttggttccatgaccccacttttggcacttacggcactgggtggggttttggaaattttccccaggcctgcggaaatgttcccatgtaacacggacatgagacataatacaggccttttccaaacttttcatattatttagttcacttttgttaaaatgaactaaataaaattcttgagaaatgcccctctgggaagtaccagagtgggatttctttttcatcctaattacttggactggtgaaaatccaagtaattgagaaatttcaattttaatctcatccagtgatttgtcatcactggggagacctttcaagacgactttgaacaatcgctcagttttgccgtcgtatgtgaagaatttatggcgcttctcagttaaatactgaagaagacgtttgcgatcgtcaaaggatcccggcaaaacgcggcagtcacccttcctagcaatctggaatgaaaccttgatcccctgaaggttactcaagatttctttccgaaaaccagaaaactcggcaacatataccacaattggcggaatcctttgtttcttcgcatgaatcgaatcacctgggctaaaggtagattcgatttgctcaattcatCATTAACAagtcgaactgattgctcagttcgataggagaagaaacaatatcaacattagatttagaaggaatatctgaagtctccagcttccttctatcttttccgcgcttgggcagcacggtcttgaaaccttgtttctttgaaggaagtggagaattcagagactcccccttcctcttgtttttgttaatactcattgctgagcgtggagacgtgaccttccaagagtttttttcccagaacggtgtcttTGCAGGATtattgtcggaattttacttccgcaaacgggtccaaggtcgtacacttattacgtaagcaatttatctgggtttttcgaccccccctcccccaatgtaagatttttttcatacaaatgatttttaatttatgtGGAACGTAAGTTATTGACCTTGTTCGTGCAGCCAGCAGCACGTCGTCGAGCGCACATCAATCGGTGCACCGAAATTAAAACCTCACCGTGGGCTAAAAACTAAAATCAAGCGGTGATAGCTATTAGCAAGTGAACTGTGTTCGGCTAGTTAATTGGCCAAGCGAAGGTAATCTACTACCCATCCGTTCGAGTGAGGATATTGGGTATTTGAGGACAATTCATGGTCCGTAGCCAGTGACTGTAGTCCGTCGCGAGTGTGCCCAAATTCAGCAATCATAGCCAATCTCatatttggtcgaaaagtgTGTGTGTCAAGCCATCCAAAAGACACGAAGAAGAACTACAGAAAACCGCGTGTGCAGTTCCGATCACTAATGTCCCAATCGATCTGTATTGAAGACGCTCGCATGTTTAGTGCACATAGTACCGCTCCCTGGGCCCTAAACGTGAAACGCTAGGCCTATCGCTACATTGGCCGAGTTGCCGTCATCTGGATACCGTTACTGTGATACCCCCTGCTAGTGCCCCTTCCCGGCATTTTCCGGTTCCGAAGAAAACCTCATCGGAACTTTCCCCGCCCAGTGCACCATACCACCAAAGTCGACCAACGAGAATCACAACGGCCGCAACGACAGTGTTAAGTTTAAGAAACACGGAATGAGCAAGTACCCTAAACCAAACTCCATTCACTTTACCTACAAAAGTTTTTAGAATAAAGTATTAGATTGCATGATTCTCCAAATTCACGtagttttgttaatttattttcatatacaaattcctaatttcaaaattgtgtCTAGTTCGCCGAAAACCAAGGTAAGAGGTAAGTCAGTCCACCTAATTGATTAGGATTTATCTAGCGATCGCTCAACAGTAACGACCCTGTAAAGTGCGCGTTGCGAGCCTTTGtctggtaccgtcaactggggggaagatgatcatttttaagacaaaacatgcaataacaatgtgcacacttaactcattttacagtattcggtaaattttaccgaaatctcaacagcagatctgttcggtaattattttacagatattttgtaattttttccattgttcaactgtcaaaatcaccgaatatcagtaaaattatttaccgaacagttctgctgttgagatttcggtaaaatattaccgaattcggcgatttattctaagtgtgtgtgtttacattttaaatcgaaacaaatattttcaaaacatgtactgctatacgttgcaataatcaacaactttagttttctgaaatgcgttcgcatttattaaaataaattgaattatcacacatttttgagtaatctggtttggggtgaagttgatcaagacagctctactaaaatcattatgtcctagtagtcaaaatacactaggttattcgTATGAATGTttaatttactacgtaaagaagtctacgaagccaatatttgaaacgaaaatagcgtcatttatgactatctctctctttcttccaaaaaatacattttcatgattataatggaaaaactcggattttctacctagcggtaacattacttgaacggataatattgttgactaccgtttcataaaaaaatggcacttttgactgacacatcaaatgatcatcttcacctcaatgatcatcttccccccagttgacggtacctaaAACTCCTAGTATAGAGCAGTTtagtcccacctaacaccaggacgtgtgctttgagcagcacacggtcgctttggtggagcgtgcttacggatacatgcagctttttatagaagtttaacagggtccactgtcaaaccccaccacctGCTAGGCAGACACCACAACTcgcggtcagttctacctcgggaattgactACCCGTAGACCTCCAGGGTTACGTCATCTTAACATTAGGAGTGAACTTTAGTTTCAGTACCCCGTcgtacataaggttccataaaaccgggcccagtattgaaccttcCAGAACTACTGCGGTAATAGATATGCTTCTCTTACCGGCATTATGGCTTGACAGGCTAtccgcaactctatataatgaACTCTGGGTTTGACAAATCCGATGGCCTTCCCACACaaaccaacaggtagccgacgCCTTCACCtacgtgttgatggtgttggtttgcgtgggagtgctatcagattcgtcaaatcgacgtttaaatatttgtttacaaaagcagataagtcgttttgaaaatttggtattgaaataatcATTTTTCAACCAAAGATGTTCTCCATTTTtgtcacgattttttttttaatctttattaaggtgtttttttttattttactattCGTATGAACTgtcctggacgatgctcgtggaggaccaacgcgcactgggagttttcgaaaggaaagtgttgcgtaccatctatggtggggtgcagatggcggacggtacgtggaggaggcgaatgaaccacgagttgcatcagctgttgggagaaccatccatcgttcacaccgcgaaaatcggacgactgcggtgggtcgggcacgtagccagaatgtcggacaataacccggtgaaaatggttctcgacaacaatccgacgggcacaagaaggcaaggtgcgcagcgggcaaggaggatcgatcaggtggaagatgacttgcggaccctccgtagactgcgtggttggcgacgtgtagccatggaccgagctgaatggagaagtcttttatgtgcagcacaggccacttcggccttagtctgaataaatgaatgagcGGGAAAGCAGCAGCATTTTCTTAGCTAGAGCATATCGCTCCCCTGTCCCTATAAATACGGTAGGTAAACGCATTTTCTCTCATCAGTGCCGAATACTTTCATGTTTTCGAATTGATTGGATCGATACTATCACGATTTTATCTTTCATAAGGAACCGACAACTGTGGCATCAGTTCAGGGCAGACAATTATCAGTCTAAGCTGTTCAGTTTCTTCATATGGCGTGCCAATCACGACGATAGTGACGATTTCTACAATTATTTCTTCCCGTTTTTGAATGACCGATACTGGATATTGGCGTCACATTGGAACGAATAGTTGCAACCAGTGCATGAATTATTCATCTTATTGAAGAATCATCGGCCCGAACCTTGCCAAACattttatgaataatcaaaacataaAATGGTTTTCTCAGTGATTTTGTTCTTCATTGTCTCACTCATTTGATTGCCATTGATGGTGACTGCGTGCGAACAACTACATACCTAATCTCAATTGGACGACTGGCTCGGATCTACAAATTCGGTCAATTACTTAAATCATTGAAAATGCGATTAGTTTTACAGAAATTTGTCAGTTTGTAAGCCATAAATGAATACTCACTGATTCATATTCATTCCGAAATTGACTATACGTACAGAACCGATCCATATTGATATAATGAAGTTTTGGTCACCGAGAAAAACCAACATATCCCAAATATATATATGCGACTATGCATATGTTCAGtagtgaagaaagaagaaaaatagcTGCATTAAGAAAATTCGATTATATTTAGTAAGCCTTCGTGAGAAGTTTGATAACATAAATTGAATGATAACATATATAACGAGCTATCTGCGGCGTTAAAATACCAGGACTCGTCGCTGCGGCTTTTTAGGCTTACGACGATAAATTTTGTCAGGACCGGTTCAGTTATTTGTTACCATTTGCATGGTTATGGTCAATCTATCGTCCGTTATTTTGCAGAAATGATTCGTGATCGTTTAAACTCATTGTTgaaggcaattttttttcgttttttttctttttctgcaAGCTTATGAAACTCAAAACTTCATTTTTCAGAAACGGCAATTTGCGCAATCAATTGAAAAGATCGCTCATCAACATGGGCCCCAAACATTGCTCAACCAGAAACAAATAGTCTGCGATCTGGCACAAGTAGGTTTTGTAGGACATTCCATTTCATAAGATTAGTAACATAACATACTTAGTCAAATTTTAATGCTCAACAGTTCGCAGAAATCATTCGATGGATCGCTGAGTTGCTGCGGAATGTTGACGAAATTGAACGTGCGTTCTCGGACGATGCTTCGATCGGGTCCAGTCAGATGTTGAGCGATACGGCAACTCTCTGTCACAAAATATTCAACAGCGTTAAACGAATGCAGGCTGAATTGGAGCAAATCAATCAGCAAAAGTCTGGCGAAACCCGAGAGTCGAGCGGTGTTGATGGTGACGAAGGTACGGACTTGGTGAGCCTGGTGTGGAGTAGCCAGCTAGAGAGTGCCAAATCTGCATACTTTGACGCGTTCTGGAAGTTCCAGACGTTGGTGAGGAACTATGAGCAGAAGATGGAAGAATGTAAACGAATTGGTAAGTACGAACGGTGAGATTTATGGACTCTTCGGTAGGTTTCCAAAATTATGGTTATTGCGTGTTATGAAAATGCTCGAACTTTGCACATCAATAGGGTAACTAGCCCATAAACTTTCGCTTTTGCAATTTTCTTCCTACAGTTTCATCTCAGAGCAACATATCGCGTTCGCAGTGCGACATCTCACAACCCACAATCGTTCCGACTGATACCAATGTGGATACAAGCGATCAACAGTCCTCCCGGCGTCACTCTTTGGAGGATCAAAATGGCCTCCAAAAAACTGCCACAATCGACAAAGCAGCAGCGTCCGAAACGCTTCAGGCCGTCGAGGGCCGCTATCAAGATCTGCAATCCCTGGAACGAACAATGCTCGAAATGCGTGATCTGTTTGTACTGTTTTCGACTCTGGTGATGGAGCACGGCAGCATGCTGAACCTGGCGGAAACCAAGGTTGAAGACGCGGCTCAACATGTGGCCGTTGCGGCAGAGGATATCAAGGAGGCCTATCACTACTATCGGAAGGCCGGAGGTGGGAAATGGTTATGCATAGATGTTAGTCGCTGCCTATTGGTGCTGTTAGCATTTCTGGTGGTGATTGCTGTTTTTTTGGCAATAAAGAAGTATCTGATTTGAACTAGCGATCATTCACTCTACGGGTTTTACAGTCTTATAAAAAATACATCAAAAGAAATAATCGATGAAATTCCTACTCAAAATAATTCACATAACGAATAAACCCATAATGTCATCTAAATCgtatttttctattttcactcaaaataattgtcactttaattccactataaaaagtcacgtaaactttaaaaatcgaaacattcatcggccttactggaatcaaataaaacttactaAAAGCTCAAGTGCATCTTAAAAACaaatgtagtggaattcattagaaaacattgaaaataatatttatatactcttctagtgaattctactcaaaatgaatgtatgaaaaatatatgagtggggttctcagagcgaaatgtatgtttatcaactatcgctaatgaaacattttgcaaaagcattatgagaacgatttgCGAAGCAAAATGTTTGAGTATGAAATAGTTTTCAACTCCCATTTTGCTCTCGTCCGTttctagtggacgggatacACATCACTAATAGGGAtaatatagaaaaaaatatcaaagtttcacttaaattttaagtaaatggccaaacaaaaattcacttcaattttattttattttctagtgaattaagAATAATGAGAGCCCTGGAAGCAAATGACTGCAAAACAAGCGAAACAAAACGATTGTGCTCCATGTGGGTCAGGCGATCCTATCGGGAACGCTCATTTGCGATTGAATCTTTTTGGTTCGCGTGATTGTGATTGATTGGTTCAGATGAACTCATTTTTTGATACGTTTGTGTGGTTGTTTACCGAATAatatgttagggtcatattgatcGAGAAATGTAAATGTTTATAGAATATAGTCTTCTTATAATCCAATTATAAAGTTCGGTTATAATATGACATTTATCTTCAAAACTCATCAATTATGTGGCTATGTGAATATATGCTGCCATATGCCCCCGGGCACGCGTTGGGGACATTACAATTTTCACACTAAAATATGTAATGCGGCGATTCTTACGTCGGGATTTCCCACCAAATAAATGGTTATTTATGTGCTTGAAATGAATAATGTCCACTCCTGGTTCATGTAAAGTGCACCCCGGGAACTGGTAGAAGGGTGCATTTCCGTTTTTACGCTGAAGTATTCCAAGCTTTAGCAGTTTGTTCTTGTTTGTCCATCAAATTCCAACATTCGAATCTGATTAGTGACCACAGTGACCACGCCACTACTAGAACCCACAAGGTGTCggcgaggatttttttttctcacaaaacTATGCCTTGCGACAGTTTTTGCTTCTCCACTCAAAATTGATTACCGCAATCACATTATCCGCTCATGGATCCCGTAAAAGGAGTACATACATTTTATCTCGATAGTGCTtataccaaaatatttttttccaaatgttaTACAACATTTTAATGCGTGGAGTCATTCACGTACTACGGAATAATTTATAATGTGATTCAGATTCCATTGAACGAATTTAGCATCAAAACATTACATCAAAAAAACAAACATCAAaacaccaacttagaattcggaagtagggacttccgaaccgaactttcttccgaagtttcatctaattgatgcgttgttccaacttcggtataacaagcgttctaactttgttccggatagacaatattaaGCAGCGTGCCGAAATCCTTTTACAGTCCTACGTAACACCAAGTATATTATTATTCCATAAAATTCAGGGAACAATCGAAACTGAATCTAAGAGTATTATCagcaaaaattcaaattgtATGGGGAGATT
Encoded proteins:
- the LOC134207267 gene encoding syntaxin-1A-like; the protein is MIRDRLNSLLKKRQFAQSIEKIAHQHGPQTLLNQKQIVCDLAQFAEIIRWIAELLRNVDEIERAFSDDASIGSSQMLSDTATLCHKIFNSVKRMQAELEQINQQKSGETRESSGVDGDEGTDLVSLVWSSQLESAKSAYFDAFWKFQTLVRNYEQKMEECKRIVSSQSNISRSQCDISQPTIVPTDTNVDTSDQQSSRRHSLEDQNGLQKTATIDKAAASETLQAVEGRYQDLQSLERTMLEMRDLFVLFSTLVMEHGSMLNLAETKVEDAAQHVAVAAEDIKEAYHYYRKAGGGKWLCIDVSRCLLVLLAFLVVIAVFLAIKKYLI